One window of Phycisphaeraceae bacterium genomic DNA carries:
- a CDS encoding Glu/Leu/Phe/Val dehydrogenase gives MTTLAKPPATPMQKPKNVPPASYNSPIFDELGFPTDPHNLYRQTVGAMLYAAELMGLPHRVQIILAQPKTEIMVHFPVKMDDGHYRLFKGYRVQHNNALGPYKGGLRFHQDVHLDDVKSLAFLMTMKCSLVGVPFGGGKGGVKVDPRKHSNAEMERIVRRFTTAIAHGIGPDYDIPAPDVGSNAQHMAWIADTYSFLADVGGKDPSAVITGKPVEYGGSLGREKATGQGVVDTLIEMLPELNLKPEQCTFSVLGFGNVGSWSGKIFQDKGAKMIAVADHTGFLKNDKGIDAHDLATYVQKKGGVGGYPNATAVSKEEFYKTKVDVFIPAALEQMIQEDEAKLIDAIVIAEGANAPTTPGGERILTERGIEVLPAILCNAGGVTVSYFEWVQNKTYQSWDLEHVDRELNKHMVKAASKTRDARRKYNCDLRSAAYIAACERLNQAYAARGIFP, from the coding sequence ATGACCACCCTTGCCAAGCCTCCAGCGACCCCGATGCAAAAACCGAAGAACGTCCCGCCCGCGAGTTACAACTCTCCGATCTTCGATGAGCTTGGCTTTCCGACCGATCCGCACAACCTGTATCGCCAGACCGTCGGCGCGATGCTCTACGCCGCGGAGCTGATGGGTCTGCCCCATCGCGTACAGATCATCCTCGCGCAGCCCAAGACCGAGATCATGGTCCACTTCCCCGTGAAGATGGACGACGGTCACTACCGGCTCTTCAAGGGCTACCGCGTTCAGCACAACAACGCGCTCGGTCCGTACAAGGGCGGTCTCCGCTTCCACCAGGACGTTCATCTCGACGACGTGAAGTCGCTTGCCTTTCTCATGACCATGAAGTGTTCGCTTGTCGGCGTCCCCTTCGGTGGCGGCAAGGGCGGCGTCAAAGTCGACCCGCGTAAGCACAGCAACGCAGAGATGGAGCGCATCGTCCGTCGCTTCACCACCGCCATCGCTCACGGCATCGGACCGGATTACGACATTCCCGCGCCCGACGTCGGATCCAACGCGCAGCACATGGCCTGGATCGCCGACACCTACTCCTTCCTCGCCGACGTCGGTGGCAAGGATCCGTCCGCCGTCATCACCGGAAAGCCGGTGGAATACGGCGGCTCGCTCGGTCGCGAAAAAGCGACCGGACAGGGCGTCGTCGACACGCTGATCGAGATGCTCCCCGAGCTCAATCTCAAGCCCGAGCAGTGCACCTTCAGCGTGCTGGGCTTCGGCAACGTCGGCTCGTGGTCCGGCAAGATCTTCCAGGACAAGGGCGCGAAGATGATCGCGGTTGCCGATCACACCGGCTTCCTGAAGAACGACAAGGGCATCGACGCCCACGATCTCGCCACGTACGTGCAGAAGAAGGGCGGCGTTGGCGGCTACCCGAACGCCACCGCCGTCAGCAAGGAAGAGTTCTACAAGACCAAGGTCGATGTGTTCATCCCCGCCGCACTCGAGCAGATGATCCAGGAAGACGAGGCGAAACTCATCGACGCGATTGTCATCGCCGAAGGCGCCAACGCCCCCACCACCCCGGGCGGCGAGCGCATCCTCACCGAACGCGGCATCGAGGTCCTTCCCGCCATTCTCTGCAACGCCGGCGGCGTCACCGTCTCCTATTTCGAATGGGTCCAGAACAAGACCTATCAGTCCTGGGATCTCGAACACGTCGATCGCGAACTCAACAAGCACATGGTCAAGGCCGCGTCCAAGACCCGCGACGCCCGGCGCAAGTACAACTGCGATCTCCGCTCCGCGGCGTACATCGCGGCATGCGAGCGCCTGAATCAGGCCTACGCCGCCCGCGGCATCTTCCCGTAA
- the gyrA gene encoding DNA gyrase subunit A, giving the protein MSDDLNASRSPDGDALGAGGEGAGVLGGRVVDLDIQRELQDSYLTYAMSTIMDRALPDVRDGLKPSQRRILVAMNDLKLRPGKKHLKCAKIAGNTSGDYHPHGEAVVYPTLVGMAQRWRMRVPLIDPQGNFGSINGDPPAAMRYTEARMTHAAVDMLADIDFDTVDFQPNYDDRLMEPMVLPGKFPQLLINGGIGIAVGMATSLPPQNPLEVFDSIIRVLENPEVTLLELMQDVTDSAGKIVRAGIKGPDFPTGGTILGRRGILEAYATGRGRITVRGTCRIESLGGENSKSERSQIVIDEIPYNSSQELLLKKIVEAVEEDRIPDVSDVRDESGREAATRIVIELKRGADPRVVEKQLYEFTSLQDTFSIMNIALVNRQPRTLGLRELLDLYIEHRRDVIRRRTNFLLRQAKKKAHELEGLIYAVCDIDEVIRIIRASRTREEAIQRLMDRRFQIPASHPYSAKLPERLKKMLRAAESAGGILLSRVQAEAIGALRLIQLVGLEIEKLVNEYNQLVGEIEEYESILASESKVRGMIKADCEEMRSRYGIGKLAERRTAIDDTEVDITIAELIPQEDVAVTISHQGYVKRVPLATYRTQGRGGKGIRAGDAKDEDFIEHVFVAGTHDDLLCFTNTGRIFKMKVYEVPEMNRTSKGRAIINLLELREGEKTRAYLAIKDFESGSHFLTFCSKGGIVKRTSLKDYQNVNRSGIIAVGLKDGDSLLDVVLTGGTDDIMLITASGMAIRFAEEDARLMGRSAAGVKGIELEDGDEVVGVVQVPMTKDADGDPITVDPAISLLTISENGYGKRTLVDEYRVQPEEGKARSQSRGGKGRADIKATDRNGRSVAALGIKDGDDVVVVSKGGQLVRVKANTISQIGRGTQGVRVVSLHEGDKVISAARIDESIAGESAADESPPPADDPA; this is encoded by the coding sequence ATGTCCGACGATCTGAATGCTTCACGGAGTCCGGATGGGGACGCGCTCGGCGCCGGGGGCGAAGGGGCCGGAGTGCTCGGTGGCCGCGTAGTCGACCTCGACATCCAGCGCGAGCTGCAGGATTCGTACCTGACTTACGCGATGAGCACGATCATGGACCGGGCCTTGCCCGATGTCCGCGACGGTCTCAAGCCTTCGCAACGCCGCATTCTCGTTGCGATGAACGACCTGAAACTCCGCCCCGGGAAAAAACACCTCAAGTGCGCCAAGATCGCCGGCAACACATCGGGCGACTATCACCCGCACGGTGAAGCGGTCGTGTATCCGACGCTTGTCGGAATGGCTCAGAGGTGGCGCATGCGTGTGCCTCTCATCGATCCCCAGGGAAACTTCGGTTCGATCAACGGCGATCCGCCGGCCGCGATGCGATACACCGAAGCGCGCATGACCCACGCGGCCGTGGACATGCTCGCTGACATCGACTTCGACACGGTTGATTTTCAGCCCAACTACGACGACCGCTTGATGGAGCCGATGGTGCTCCCGGGCAAGTTCCCGCAGCTCCTCATCAACGGCGGCATCGGCATCGCGGTCGGCATGGCGACCAGCTTGCCGCCTCAGAATCCGCTCGAAGTCTTCGACTCGATCATCCGCGTGCTCGAAAACCCCGAGGTCACGCTGCTCGAGCTGATGCAGGATGTGACCGACAGCGCGGGCAAAATTGTGCGCGCGGGGATCAAAGGGCCGGATTTTCCAACGGGAGGCACCATCCTCGGTCGTCGCGGCATCCTGGAGGCATACGCCACCGGGCGAGGGCGCATCACCGTCCGGGGCACCTGCCGGATCGAGAGCCTGGGGGGCGAGAATTCCAAGAGCGAGCGCTCTCAGATCGTCATCGACGAGATTCCGTACAACAGTTCCCAGGAGCTGCTGCTTAAGAAAATCGTCGAAGCGGTGGAAGAGGATCGCATCCCCGATGTTTCCGACGTTCGCGATGAATCCGGTCGCGAGGCGGCCACGCGCATCGTGATCGAACTCAAGCGAGGCGCCGATCCGCGGGTGGTCGAGAAGCAGCTCTACGAATTCACGAGCCTGCAGGACACGTTCAGCATCATGAACATCGCGCTGGTCAACCGCCAGCCGCGCACGCTCGGGCTGCGTGAACTGCTCGACTTGTACATCGAGCACCGGCGCGACGTCATCCGGCGGCGCACCAACTTCCTGCTCCGCCAGGCGAAGAAGAAGGCGCACGAGTTGGAGGGGCTGATCTACGCGGTGTGCGATATCGACGAGGTGATCCGCATCATCCGCGCCAGCAGGACGCGCGAAGAGGCGATCCAGAGACTGATGGATCGGCGGTTCCAGATTCCCGCGAGCCATCCGTACTCGGCCAAGCTTCCGGAGCGGCTGAAGAAGATGCTGCGTGCCGCGGAATCTGCGGGCGGAATTCTGCTCTCGCGCGTTCAGGCGGAGGCCATCGGCGCGTTGCGGCTCATCCAGCTTGTCGGGCTCGAGATCGAGAAGCTGGTCAACGAGTACAACCAGCTCGTCGGCGAGATCGAGGAGTACGAATCGATCCTCGCGAGCGAGTCCAAGGTGCGAGGCATGATCAAGGCCGATTGCGAGGAAATGCGGAGCCGCTACGGGATCGGCAAACTCGCGGAGCGGCGCACGGCGATCGACGACACCGAAGTCGATATCACGATCGCCGAGCTCATCCCGCAAGAGGATGTCGCGGTCACAATCAGCCACCAGGGTTACGTGAAGCGGGTGCCGCTCGCGACCTACCGCACGCAAGGGCGGGGCGGCAAGGGCATCCGCGCGGGAGACGCCAAGGACGAAGATTTCATCGAGCACGTCTTTGTCGCGGGCACGCACGACGACTTGCTCTGCTTCACCAACACCGGACGCATCTTCAAGATGAAGGTGTACGAAGTGCCGGAGATGAACCGCACGAGCAAGGGCCGCGCAATCATCAACCTGCTCGAGCTGCGCGAAGGCGAAAAGACCCGCGCCTACCTCGCGATCAAGGATTTTGAATCCGGCAGCCATTTCCTCACGTTCTGCTCCAAGGGCGGCATCGTGAAGCGCACTTCGCTCAAGGACTATCAGAACGTCAATCGTTCAGGAATCATCGCTGTGGGTCTCAAAGACGGCGATTCGCTGCTCGATGTCGTGCTCACCGGCGGCACCGATGACATCATGCTCATCACGGCTTCGGGCATGGCGATCCGCTTCGCGGAAGAAGATGCCCGGCTCATGGGCCGCTCCGCCGCGGGCGTCAAGGGTATTGAACTCGAGGACGGCGACGAGGTGGTGGGGGTCGTCCAGGTCCCGATGACCAAGGACGCCGACGGAGACCCGATCACCGTCGATCCCGCGATCTCGCTCTTGACCATTTCGGAGAACGGATACGGCAAGCGAACACTCGTCGATGAATACCGCGTGCAACCCGAAGAGGGGAAGGCGCGAAGCCAGTCGCGTGGCGGCAAGGGCCGGGCCGACATCAAGGCGACGGATCGCAACGGCCGCTCGGTCGCGGCACTGGGCATCAAAGACGGCGACGACGTTGTCGTCGTTTCCAAGGGCGGGCAGCTTGTCCGCGTGAAGGCAAACACCATCAGCCAGATCGGCCGCGGCACGCAGGGCGTGCGCGTCGTCAGCCTGCACGAAGGCGACAAAGTCATTTCCGCCGCGAGAATCGATGAGAGCATCGCGGGCGAAAGCGCGGCCGACGAGTCCCCGCCGCCGGCCGACGATCCGGCTTGA
- a CDS encoding STAS domain-containing protein translates to MADQTELEQHAGAVVVRVTGSVLDETNLPSVRAAVGEAGERFRDEAIALDLAAVGFMPSVSLGGLIQLAQFFRARKQRFALVNVQPTVREMLVLTRLDRIFEVHGSLSEFLKAVGKT, encoded by the coding sequence ATGGCGGATCAGACCGAATTGGAACAGCACGCTGGAGCGGTGGTTGTCCGTGTGACGGGTAGCGTGCTGGACGAAACCAATCTGCCTTCCGTGCGAGCCGCCGTCGGCGAAGCCGGCGAACGCTTTCGTGATGAAGCGATCGCGCTCGATTTGGCGGCCGTCGGCTTTATGCCCAGTGTCTCGCTCGGTGGTCTGATCCAGCTCGCCCAGTTCTTCCGGGCGCGCAAGCAGCGGTTCGCTTTGGTCAATGTACAGCCGACGGTCCGCGAGATGCTCGTGCTCACCCGCCTCGATCGCATTTTCGAGGTGCACGGTTCGCTCTCCGAGTTTCTCAAGGCCGTCGGCAAGACATGA
- a CDS encoding HNH endonuclease, with protein sequence MLAAEGLNAKVLVLNKLYVAVRVVSARRAFCLLSRNIAEVIHVESGNDGPKYVNYDFESWTDVAALRTRFERAEHDWVRTVRFEIAVPRIIRLLGYDRLPEQTVKLNRRNLFARDRNTCQYCGKHFPTADLSLDHIKPRTQGGTDSWENLVCACIKCNAKKGGRTPDEARMKLIKRPERPKRNPLIALRLGHEKYASWKTFLDNAYWSVELR encoded by the coding sequence ATGCTCGCGGCCGAGGGCCTGAACGCCAAAGTGCTGGTATTGAACAAGTTGTACGTCGCGGTCCGGGTGGTTTCGGCACGGCGGGCGTTCTGCCTGCTTTCGCGCAACATCGCCGAGGTCATCCACGTCGAATCGGGGAACGACGGGCCCAAGTACGTCAACTACGACTTTGAAAGCTGGACCGACGTCGCGGCGCTCCGCACCCGCTTCGAGCGCGCGGAGCACGACTGGGTGCGCACAGTGCGGTTCGAGATCGCGGTGCCGCGGATCATCCGGTTGCTCGGATACGACCGCCTGCCGGAACAGACGGTGAAACTGAACCGTCGCAACCTGTTTGCGCGCGATCGCAATACGTGTCAATACTGCGGCAAGCACTTCCCGACGGCGGATCTCTCGCTCGATCACATCAAGCCGCGCACGCAGGGCGGCACGGATTCGTGGGAGAATCTCGTCTGCGCGTGCATCAAGTGCAACGCGAAGAAGGGCGGACGCACGCCGGACGAGGCGCGGATGAAGCTCATCAAGAGGCCGGAGCGCCCGAAGCGCAATCCGCTGATCGCGCTGCGGCTTGGGCACGAAAAGTACGCATCGTGGAAGACGTTCCTCGACAACGCATACTGGTCGGTCGAGCTGCGGTAA
- a CDS encoding 4a-hydroxytetrahydrobiopterin dehydratase has product MPKLSEGQVEEALKAVPEWGESGDAIQRTFQFPDFVRAMGFVDQVAQTAERAQHHPDILIRYNKVTLTLSTHDSGGITEKDFDLAKKCDQFFAPFAPPQTPPTPAPASKKRKA; this is encoded by the coding sequence ATGCCAAAGCTTTCAGAAGGGCAGGTTGAAGAGGCGCTCAAGGCAGTGCCGGAGTGGGGAGAGTCGGGCGACGCGATCCAGCGCACCTTTCAGTTCCCCGATTTTGTGCGAGCGATGGGATTCGTTGATCAGGTCGCTCAGACCGCGGAGCGGGCCCAGCATCACCCGGACATCCTCATTCGCTACAACAAAGTGACACTGACCCTGAGTACCCACGATTCCGGCGGGATTACTGAAAAGGATTTCGACCTGGCGAAGAAATGCGACCAATTCTTTGCCCCGTTCGCGCCGCCTCAAACACCTCCGACACCGGCGCCCGCTTCAAAGAAGCGCAAGGCTTGA
- a CDS encoding STAS domain-containing protein, with product MSTDWSESIVIAELADEPVLSEELASIGDRLSAKGAAVPSVVLNFANVTYVNSSNLAALLKIRKILSEKKRGLRLCSLSDDVQSVLTVTGLDKIFRFAPDPMTALAALQIEDSNRAGE from the coding sequence ATGTCCACGGATTGGTCCGAATCCATTGTGATCGCCGAACTCGCCGACGAACCGGTGTTGTCGGAGGAGCTTGCCTCGATCGGCGACCGTCTGAGCGCCAAGGGCGCCGCGGTCCCGAGCGTTGTGTTGAACTTCGCGAACGTCACATACGTCAACAGCTCGAATCTTGCCGCGCTTCTCAAGATCCGTAAGATCCTCAGCGAGAAAAAGCGGGGGCTGCGCTTGTGCTCCCTCTCCGACGACGTGCAGTCGGTCCTGACGGTGACCGGGCTGGACAAGATCTTCCGTTTCGCTCCCGATCCCATGACGGCGCTCGCGGCACTCCAGATCGAAGATTCGAATCGCGCGGGCGAATAG
- a CDS encoding ABC transporter ATP-binding protein, which produces MAELRALKKIYYKPDGSVMVEALRGIDVTIRRGEYVAIMGASGSGKSTLMNILGCLDRPTQGEYLLDGKGITTMEDEELSVYRGRKIGFVFQAFNLIPQLTVEANVEVPLFYQGVPPKERRKQAIAALELVALADRLGHRPRELSGGQQQRVAIARALVTRPAILMADEPTGNLDSKTGQAILKTFEDLHKIGMTIIMVTHDDSIAKRCKRVVRLADGLVCEDRLVEHESEAVA; this is translated from the coding sequence ATCGCCGAATTGCGCGCGCTCAAAAAGATCTACTACAAGCCCGACGGCAGCGTCATGGTCGAAGCACTCCGCGGCATCGACGTCACCATCCGCCGCGGCGAGTACGTGGCGATCATGGGCGCCAGCGGCAGCGGCAAAAGCACTCTGATGAACATTCTCGGTTGCCTCGATCGCCCGACGCAGGGCGAATACCTGCTCGACGGCAAAGGCATCACGACGATGGAGGATGAAGAACTCTCGGTTTATCGCGGCAGAAAAATCGGCTTTGTTTTTCAGGCGTTCAATCTCATACCGCAGTTGACGGTCGAAGCAAATGTCGAAGTGCCGCTGTTCTATCAGGGCGTGCCGCCGAAGGAACGGCGCAAGCAGGCGATCGCCGCGCTCGAGCTGGTGGCTCTCGCGGACCGTTTGGGCCACCGCCCGCGCGAATTGTCGGGCGGTCAGCAGCAGCGCGTCGCGATCGCGCGGGCGCTGGTCACACGTCCCGCGATCCTGATGGCGGACGAACCCACCGGCAACCTCGACAGCAAGACAGGTCAGGCGATCCTCAAAACCTTCGAAGATCTGCACAAAATCGGCATGACCATCATCATGGTGACACACGACGACAGCATCGCCAAACGCTGCAAGCGTGTCGTGCGACTGGCCGACGGCCTCGTGTGCGAAGACCGGCTTGTTGAGCACGAATCCGAAGCTGTCGCGTAG
- a CDS encoding 30S ribosomal protein S1, with translation MIDENLIASLKVADSEAEALFREAYGQKAAVGQSGYMDSFLSDQIEGLAAGKLIKGKVIGFAGDDVVIEVGLKSEGLVPKIEFENLESLKIGDTFEVLLENLEGEGGLIELSKRKADRMMAWQKLLDTTKEGDVVEGAVTRKIKGGLLVDIGGVNVFLPASQVDVRRPGDVGDYIGRKVRASILKIDTERRNIVISRRKLIEEERDQAKKRLMDTLKEGDIITGEVKNIADFGAFVDLGGIDGLLHITDMSWGRINHPSEMVKVGQKVEVKILNIDREKEKIALGMKQREASPWEEIEKKYPVNSRIKGAVVNLMSYGAFVRLEDGIEGLVHISEMSWTRRINHPSEIVAPNQEVEVVVLEINKDKQEISLGMKQTEVNPWELVGEKYPAGTIIEGKVRNLANYGAFVEIEPGIDGLLHISDMSWTKKVTHPNEVLKKGDTVKCVVLEVDREKQRVGLGMKQLTEDPWLTAIPEHYKPGMVVRGKVTKITNFGVFVELESDLEGLLHISELADHKVENPQDVVKAGDEVDVKILRVDKADRKIGLSLKRAQWGDTSGGAEEETTKKSSKKESPTRGGMDSHDAMGTDKIKFQ, from the coding sequence ATGATTGATGAAAACCTGATCGCGTCGCTCAAAGTGGCTGACTCGGAGGCGGAAGCGCTGTTCCGCGAGGCGTACGGCCAAAAGGCCGCCGTCGGACAGTCCGGGTACATGGACTCGTTCCTGAGCGACCAGATCGAAGGACTTGCCGCGGGCAAGCTGATCAAGGGCAAGGTGATCGGCTTCGCGGGCGACGATGTCGTCATCGAAGTCGGCCTCAAGAGCGAAGGTCTTGTTCCCAAGATCGAGTTCGAGAACCTCGAGTCGCTGAAGATCGGCGACACGTTCGAGGTGCTGCTTGAGAATCTCGAAGGCGAGGGCGGGCTGATCGAGCTGAGCAAGCGCAAGGCCGATCGCATGATGGCCTGGCAGAAGCTGCTCGACACCACAAAGGAAGGCGACGTGGTCGAAGGCGCCGTCACCCGCAAGATCAAGGGCGGTCTGCTCGTTGACATCGGCGGCGTGAACGTGTTCCTCCCCGCCTCGCAGGTTGATGTGCGCCGCCCCGGCGATGTGGGCGACTACATCGGCCGCAAGGTCCGCGCCAGCATCCTCAAGATCGATACCGAGCGCCGCAACATCGTCATCAGCCGTCGCAAGCTCATCGAAGAAGAGCGCGACCAGGCGAAGAAGCGCCTGATGGACACCCTCAAGGAAGGTGACATTATCACCGGCGAAGTCAAGAACATCGCCGACTTCGGTGCGTTCGTGGATCTCGGCGGCATCGACGGCCTGCTTCACATCACCGATATGTCGTGGGGCCGTATCAATCACCCGAGCGAGATGGTGAAGGTCGGCCAGAAGGTCGAAGTCAAAATTCTCAATATCGACCGCGAGAAAGAGAAGATTGCGCTGGGAATGAAGCAGCGCGAGGCTTCGCCGTGGGAAGAGATCGAGAAGAAGTATCCGGTCAACAGCCGCATCAAGGGCGCGGTCGTCAACCTCATGTCGTACGGCGCGTTCGTGCGGCTCGAGGACGGCATCGAAGGCCTTGTCCACATCAGCGAGATGTCGTGGACCCGCCGGATCAACCACCCGAGCGAGATCGTGGCCCCGAACCAGGAAGTCGAGGTCGTTGTCCTCGAGATCAACAAGGACAAGCAGGAGATCAGCCTCGGTATGAAGCAGACCGAGGTCAACCCCTGGGAGCTCGTCGGCGAGAAGTATCCGGCGGGCACGATCATCGAGGGCAAGGTTCGTAATCTCGCCAACTACGGCGCGTTCGTCGAGATCGAGCCGGGCATCGACGGCCTGCTTCACATCAGCGACATGTCGTGGACCAAGAAGGTCACGCACCCGAACGAAGTGCTCAAGAAGGGCGACACCGTCAAGTGCGTCGTTCTCGAGGTCGATCGCGAGAAGCAGCGCGTCGGTCTTGGCATGAAGCAGCTCACCGAAGATCCGTGGCTCACCGCCATCCCCGAACACTACAAGCCGGGCATGGTCGTCCGGGGCAAGGTGACCAAGATCACCAACTTCGGCGTGTTCGTCGAACTCGAGTCCGATCTTGAAGGCCTGCTCCACATCTCCGAGCTCGCCGACCACAAGGTTGAGAATCCGCAGGACGTCGTCAAGGCCGGTGATGAGGTGGATGTCAAGATCCTCCGCGTCGACAAGGCCGACCGCAAGATCGGTCTGTCGCTCAAGCGCGCTCAGTGGGGCGACACCAGCGGCGGCGCCGAAGAGGAAACGACCAAGAAGTCCAGCAAGAAGGAATCCCCGACCCGCGGCGGCATGGACAGCCACGACGCCATGGGCACGGACAAGATCAAGTTCCAGTAA
- a CDS encoding M20/M25/M40 family metallo-hydrolase, with protein sequence MPRPRLQKVLKVVLVCAAVAFASLFGLAIYGYAAMIRMPGASFSGSLPAPTESQRQLAAELRATVTHLASDVGKRSIYHPKELAEAALYLKQRLESLGYTVVDHSFPSKGILTPNLEATLKGTSHPDEVIVVGAHYDTTQRSPGADDNASGCAAVLALAKAFAGKPQPRTIRFVFFPNEELPTGGTPDMGSWIYAEKCKAAGDNIVAMLSLESIGYYTDAPNSQKYPPPLSSLYPSTGNFVAFVSRYHDRALVKQCVRAFRESTQFPSEGAALPELIRDIGRSDHYAFWRCGYPALMVTDTANFRNPNYHRASDTPDTIDFDRFARVTEGLVKTIERIARNSS encoded by the coding sequence ATGCCCCGACCCCGTCTTCAAAAAGTACTCAAAGTTGTCTTGGTGTGCGCCGCGGTCGCGTTTGCGTCGCTCTTCGGGCTGGCAATCTACGGCTACGCCGCGATGATCCGCATGCCCGGTGCTTCCTTTTCGGGTTCGCTTCCGGCTCCGACCGAATCGCAGCGCCAACTCGCGGCCGAACTCCGTGCGACCGTCACGCATCTGGCTTCCGATGTCGGCAAGCGCAGCATCTATCACCCCAAGGAACTCGCCGAAGCGGCGCTCTATCTCAAGCAGCGACTGGAATCTCTCGGTTACACCGTCGTCGATCACTCCTTCCCTTCCAAGGGAATCCTCACGCCCAACCTGGAAGCAACGCTGAAGGGCACTTCGCACCCGGATGAAGTCATCGTTGTCGGCGCACACTACGACACGACGCAGCGTTCCCCCGGCGCCGACGACAACGCGAGCGGCTGCGCCGCTGTTCTGGCCCTCGCGAAGGCCTTCGCGGGCAAGCCCCAACCCCGCACCATCCGCTTCGTCTTCTTTCCCAACGAAGAACTCCCGACCGGCGGCACCCCTGACATGGGAAGCTGGATCTACGCGGAAAAGTGCAAAGCCGCCGGCGACAACATCGTCGCCATGCTCAGCCTCGAATCGATCGGCTACTACACCGACGCCCCGAATTCACAGAAATACCCGCCGCCGCTCTCGAGCCTCTACCCCAGCACCGGCAACTTCGTTGCCTTTGTCTCCCGCTATCACGATCGCGCGCTGGTGAAACAATGCGTCCGCGCGTTCCGCGAGTCCACGCAATTCCCAAGCGAGGGCGCCGCGCTCCCAGAACTCATCCGCGATATCGGCCGCTCCGATCACTACGCCTTCTGGCGATGCGGCTATCCGGCACTCATGGTCACCGACACCGCAAACTTCCGCAACCCCAACTACCACCGTGCGAGCGATACGCCGGACACCATCGACTTCGATCGGTTTGCGCGAGTGACCGAAGGGCTAGTCAAAACTATCGAAAGAATCGCCCGTAATAGCAGCTAG
- a CDS encoding PilT/PilU family type 4a pilus ATPase translates to MDFERLLSKAIETGASDVHLQADSPPMFRLGNNIRLVEGPPLSEAEMEAIVKSIVPRHMADDDLATSALRGLDFSYASSSGTRFRCSGFRTRGRFGITMRVIRTVVPSIEALKLPKVIRDIALARRGLTLVTGTTGSGKSTTLAAMIDLINENYRTKIITIEDPIEYVHPCKKALVSQIEVGSDTSSFDQALRQALRQDPDVILVGELRDVETLRTVLRAADTGHQVFSTVHSANAAQTIERIIAMFPSNEHKLLLAQLANSIEAIISQRLITGRDEKRRPAVEVLRGGPVTARYILEGKIAELANYLQMGEAGMQSFDQHILGMYQAEEISGTEAMRFATNPEAMGMGMRGIKRTAGIG, encoded by the coding sequence ATGGACTTTGAACGCCTCTTAAGCAAAGCGATCGAGACGGGCGCGTCGGACGTTCACCTTCAGGCGGATTCTCCGCCCATGTTCCGGCTGGGCAACAACATCCGGTTGGTCGAAGGACCGCCCCTCAGCGAAGCAGAAATGGAGGCGATTGTGAAATCGATCGTCCCGAGGCATATGGCGGACGATGATCTCGCCACTTCCGCGCTTCGAGGGCTCGATTTCTCTTACGCCTCTTCATCCGGCACGCGGTTCCGTTGCAGCGGATTTCGCACCCGAGGTCGATTCGGCATCACGATGCGGGTGATCCGGACGGTAGTTCCGTCGATCGAGGCGCTGAAGTTGCCGAAAGTCATCCGCGATATCGCGCTCGCGCGCCGCGGGCTCACGCTGGTGACCGGAACGACCGGCAGCGGCAAGAGCACGACGCTCGCGGCGATGATCGATCTGATCAACGAAAACTACCGGACGAAGATCATCACGATCGAGGACCCGATCGAATACGTGCACCCCTGTAAGAAGGCGCTTGTCTCGCAGATCGAAGTGGGGTCGGACACTTCATCGTTCGACCAGGCGCTCCGCCAGGCTTTGCGCCAAGACCCGGACGTCATTCTCGTGGGCGAACTGCGCGACGTCGAGACGCTCCGCACCGTCCTGCGCGCCGCCGACACCGGGCACCAGGTCTTTTCCACGGTGCACAGCGCCAATGCCGCCCAGACGATCGAGCGAATCATCGCCATGTTTCCTTCGAACGAACACAAACTGCTCTTGGCGCAGCTCGCCAATTCGATCGAGGCGATCATTTCGCAACGCCTGATCACCGGCCGCGATGAGAAGCGTCGTCCCGCTGTCGAGGTGCTCCGCGGCGGTCCGGTTACTGCGCGATACATTCTCGAGGGCAAGATCGCGGAGTTGGCGAACTACCTGCAGATGGGCGAGGCCGGAATGCAGAGCTTCGACCAGCATATTCTGGGTATGTATCAGGCCGAAGAGATCAGCGGCACCGAAGCGATGCGCTTCGCGACCAATCCCGAGGCCATGGGTATGGGCATGAGAGGCATCAAGCGCACGGCCGGCATCGGATAG